The Lolium rigidum isolate FL_2022 chromosome 1, APGP_CSIRO_Lrig_0.1, whole genome shotgun sequence region ggattccggcgccaacgtggaacctcgcacaacacaaccaaagtactttgccccaacgaaacgagtgaggttgtcaatctcaccggcttgctcgtaacaaaggattaaccgtattgtgtggaagatgattgtttgcgagagaaaacagtaaaaacaagtattgcagcgagatttgtatttcagtattaaagaatggaccggggtccacagttcactagaggtgtctctcccataagataaaagcatgttgggtgaacaaattacggtcgggcaattgacaaatagagagggcataacaatgcacatacatgccatgataagtatagtgagatttaattgggcattacgacaaagtacatagaccgccatccaactgcatctatgcctaaaaagtccaccttcaggttatcgtccgaaccccttccagtattaagttgcaaagcaacagacaattgcattaagtatggtgcgtaatgtaatcaacgactacatcctcggacatagcgccaatgttttatccctagtggcaacagcacagcacaaccttagaactttctgtcatcgtcccaagtgtcaatgcgggcatgaacccactatcgagcataaatactccctcttggagttaagagtaaaaacttggccagagcctctactagtaacggagagcatgcaagatcataaacaacacatatgtaataacttgataattaacataacatggtattctctatccatcggatcccgacaaacacaacatagagtattacggatagatgatcttgatcatgttaggaagctcacaagatccaacaatgaagcacaatgaggagaagacaaccatctagctactgctatggacccatagtccaggggtgaactactcactcatcactccggaggcgaccatggcggtgtagagtcctccgggagatgaatcccctctccggcagggtgccggaggagatctccggaatcccccgagatgggattggcggcggcggcgtctccggaaggttttccgtatcgtggtttttcgcctcgggggtttcgcgacggaggctttaagtaggcggaagggcggagtcggggggccgacgagggcccacaccacagggcggcgcgggcccccttggccgcgccgccatgtggtttggccacctcgtggccccacttcgtatgctcttcggtcttccggaaggttcgtggcgaaataggcccccgggtcttcgtttcgtccaattccgagaatatttcgttactaggatttctgaaaccaaaaacaagcagaaacaaagaatcggcacttcggcatcttattaataggttagttccagaaaatgcacgaatatgacataaagtgtgcataaaacatgtaggtatcatcaataatatggcatagaacataagaaattatcgatacgtcggagacgtatcaccgccatcgtcgtcggagccgtcgtcgtcgaactgcggcggcgccgaagccgcctggctgctgccttggctggcgtctccccaccggccactggtgcgaggcggggacggcgatggcttgtaccaatcatcgtcggaggcttcaaggtcgacgacggggatggCGGCGCCGGATgcaggagtcgcaggccggcggtagcgtgCGACGTCCTCGAGGAGTCTCGCCTGCCGCtctgcctcctccttctcccactgctccctcgaccaggcgcaggccgGGTCGAGTGGCATGGAgttctcggcggggacgaggtcctggagggacctcgccatgacggcctcgaggatggcggcgtcctcggcgctttcggcctcctccaccttcaccttcgccggcttgcgcttccgctcgccggaggtatcgtgttcgcgcttggggcggagccgtccttgtgccgtcgagggctcgcggatgacgatgcctccgccgcgcgcgcggttgctcggcggggaagccggctcctttttcaccggcgccaaggatggcgccgacctgaagagcgacctcgacgccgagccggaggacgaggaactggcagccatgcgccgtggctgccagctgcttccccggcggcggctggccgatgccctcgacaATGGGGGCATCGTCAGTatggggaagttgccgccctcgatgtgttcgaggacggcctcgagtgtccggcccggcgcgctccaccaacgccggcgacccgcggcgttgttgcgcggaggcggaggcggcgggccgtcgtaggaggcgagctcccgctcccaccgccgcaggaagtacgagttccacctcgtgtagttgtcggggtggtagcgcgggtcggcgcgctcttcGTCCGTCAAGGTCATCCgggcctcctcgatggcggcgtcgagggcgtggccctggggcggcggcgggattggcacgccgcccgcacttagccgccacccgccgccgggaggcctcgtgtccggcgggaaggggtaccccgcctggtggaggaggtgcccctcccacgcgtggagcgaccagcGAGGGAAACCAttgttggccgcgccgtcttCGTCGTTGTAGGCCATGGAGCTCGTCGAGGGTcgaggggaggaagaggaagaggaagaatggtgcgacgcgtcgcggcgagcggggtATTTAGGCGGGGCTGGAGCCGGCGATTTATtgccgcgtggatgctacgcgtccgcggcgagctgaccggcggcagcctttactgcgcgcggaagacgatgcgtctgTCGCTGACCGGCCGGGTCCACCTCTACGGCgaagacgaagcgaaagcgcgggagagatttctcggcgtttcgcgcgctttcgcttcgtccggagtcccggagtgcgcctcgggggaccggggatggcgtgggctcgccggatggatttacgaGGAatcggggacgcgactgggccgaaAATCGCCGTCCCGATGACAAAAACtcttcggggagacgagtggggatgctctaacactCCGTTTAAGTTGGTCCCCCTTGAAACTCAGACCAGAAAGAGCTAACTGCGCACTCGCAGACCTTGCACTGAACTAGCACTCAATTCTTATAGTCGGCCTAACCTTCATGGAGACATGATGAGGGGATTGTATGAAAAGATGAAGAAAATGATCTTGTCACGATAAGATTTGTCACTTGATGTCATATGTGTTTGTATGAACCATATGTGATTTGTGATCGTCTGTTAATTTGAATTTCGAACTTTGCTGTTTATTTTACTCCAACATTGTGCTAAAATTTGTTATTTTGCGGCTGGAGAGTTGTGGTATTTTACTCCAACATACACCAGAACAGGATTTTAGCGGCCAAAATTTGAGCGATAACTGTTCGTACAAGCTTCGCCGATGATCAAACTTCAATAAGAATACCACCTGGGGGTAACACTGCAACTGATGCTAATATAAACTGGATCAACCATCAATCACAATAATCAGCCTTGAAATCGCACTTTTATAGCTACAAAATTACACATGTGACTGCATGCTTCATCTCCCTAGCTACATGTAACAGGAATTCCGCTAGTGTGGCGGCGGTTGTGCCGCGTTTTCCTTCTCCCCATGTTCCCGCGGGCGCGCGATCGCCGCCGACACCGCGGCGTCGTAGCCATCCGCAGATGCCGCGGCGAACTCGGCCATGGCACCGGTCACGGCCGCCATGCCGGCGCAGAGCACGCGTCCCGCCATGCCCTCCATGCCCGTGGCGGCGCCCGTGCACACCGACCCGACGCCGGCcacgaagaagtccagcccatccATCACCCGCGCCTCGGACGCCGCGTCCACCGCGAGCCCCCACTCCATGCACACGAGGAACGCCGGCGGCATGGCGCGTGGCGCGGCAGCGCCCGTGCCTACGCCCAGGCAGCGTCGCGCCCAGGCGGCTAGGGCGCGCGCATACGCGCGCTGTGCCGACAGCCAGGCCTCCATGGCACCGCGCCAGGCTCGGACCTCGCACTCGAGCGCGACAGCGGCCGGAGGCGGCATATTCGGCTCCGGAGGACCGAGAGCTACGGCGGTCGCAGACGATGCGCGATGGTGGAGGAAGAGAAGCTTTGCGTCATCGATGGTACGCTTCTGTGCTTTGTGGCGTTCACCCATGGCTCGCCACATCCGTGATAGTCTGCACGATGCAAGAACAGCTCTGTTATTATCGAAGGTTGCAATCCTGTACTAGAATTCTTGGTTATTTTCAGTTTTGGGACTTGATCACTGTGCGAGTTGCGATTATAAACCTCAACGTGTTATTATGCTTACACGATATGCTAGCAAAACACTAAAACTACAAGCAATAGTTTTTTCTCAACAATAATGATGGCCTTGTACCTGATTTTATCTGAGAGaagacaacatgattaaaatttCAGCCTTTTTGTTGCCACTAGAAATTATGTTCTGAATAATTATTGTGCCTGCTGTTCATGCAAGTATACTGATGGCAAAACAAGTTTTGAAGTCTACTACTATAGTATTGTAAGAATTCGACCTTGAAAATTGAGTTTCTATGATACTCCATCCTTCTATGTTTAAGCTTTGATCAATATGCAGAGGCAGGGgagaccccatttcgaaaaaaaaaactttgatcTAAATGATCTGGAAAACTGTTCTCTGTTCAAGATAACTGAGCATTAAAAATCAGCCTTGAATATTGACATCGTTCTAGCAGGTTCTCTCGATCAGGTTAACCAGTCAATGAGTTACTCAAGGAACTATATATGGTCATTATATCATACAAATATGGCACATCACCTAAATTCACATGCATTTCTTCATCGGTATGCCTACTATAATCATTACCCAAACAGATATTTACCTTATGTTTGCTGGAAACAATCAGTAAATTCTAAGTACGTGAACTGTGAAAACTTCTAGCTGGCTATCAACTACTCTTAGTTGATATGCACATTGTTTAACCAATTAACATACTATTTATGAAATCTTGAACTAATGTACAAACTCAATGGTGAGTAGAAACATACCCTTGGACAAGCTCCATAAGTTGAGGATGCAACTCCTCATCTCTCAGAACTTCTATTCTTCTTGAGATTGACTGAACAGTGTGTATTGAGACCTTCATCCGAGTATGTAGGCTTCTCAATGCTGCACGAGTCTTATCGACAGAGGTAGGCTCCTCCCCTTTCTCATCCTGGCTCCGCAAATGTGCCATCCTCTTTTCATACTCAAGTCTTAACCGCTCACCCGCCTATAAGTGAAAAATGCAGGCATGACTTCCGTTAATCACTTAGATTGCTCTGTTGGTACAAGTTTGTGACTGATGACAATGATCATACCTTTACTTCTTTGTACAATTTCTTCTCCCATGTATACAGTCTATCCAGAGTTGACTGATGACTTCCAGACATTGTACTGCAGGATTCTTCAGAGTAACAGCTGCTCGTATCATTGTCAAAGAGATCATCTATTGAGCTCGAGGAAGCAAGAAGGAACCGCGAAGATGATGACCGGGATGATGCAGATCGCAAAAGTGCGACTGGGTTTAGCATCTTTACTGCATTACAAATTTCATGGGTAAGTTGAGTGAATGGAATCTGAAATATTTAAATAACTTCAGTTTTGGTTTGTAAAAGTGGTACCAGAAAGATCATTTGAGGTTGAATATTGAGCTCGACTTGCCTCCAACATCCGTGAGACTTCCTGAGCATCACTACAGATCCCCAAGAACTGACTGTCAATATCTTTCATAGCCTCGACCAGACTCGCTGGCCTTCGGTTCAGATACACAGTGAAACCGGGTGTTTCTTCTGCATTTGCTACTTTGTTCCTCATCAGTTCTTTCTTATGTGTCTTGATCTCAAGGTCTACTGCATTACGGGGTTCGGACAAGGCTGCACATTGAACACCTTTGGATTGAAATGCCTTTAGATCTTGCTTGACATTGACCTCAGAATTCCCAGGGCGAGCACCTTCATTAGAAGCCATACATCTTTGATCATCTGAATGCTCACattcgtcttcttcatcatcgtcatcatcctcgtcagattcatcttcttcttcttcctcctcctcctcccccttttTGTTGTGCATCTGTGCACGTTCTTGACACTCATCATCTTCCTCTTCGAGCTCTGGGATTCCTTCCTCCTCTCTTACCCTCTGTAACCGTGCCAATTCATCATCGGTGACCACATTGTCATAGCCACTCCGAGGCCGCGGATACGGATAGCTGTCCAGCGACGAGAACGGGTTCCAGAAGGAGTCCCACTGTGATGATTCGGGTTCCTGGGGTGACGGAGGCGGGTAGTTTGGCCTATCATGAGATGCGTAATAAGATGTCCTCATTGGCTCCTGGGGTGAAGCAGGTGCATAGCTTGGCCTGCCATAAGGTGGCGTGTAATAAGAATTCCTCACTGGCTCCTGGGGTGTTGAATAGCTTGGCCTGTCATAAGGTGGCGTGTAATAAGAAGAATTCCTCACTGGCTCCTGAGGTGTTGCATAGCTTGGCCTGTCATAAGGTGGCGTGTAATAAGAAGAATTCCTCACTGGCTCCTGGGGTGCTGCATAGCTTGGCCTGTCATAAGGTGGCATGTAATAAGAAGAATTCCTCACCGGTTCCTGGGGTGATGGAGTTACGTAGTTTGGCCTGTCATAAGGTACATTGTAAGAAGATGGCCTCATCGATGAGGAATTCTCCGCGAAGAATCTATCTGTGCCACCATAGCTATCCATGGGATAATGTGATTCAACACGGATTGTTTCCACAGGCCGTGGAGCCTCTTCAACTGAGACTGATGGGTTTGGACCTGACCTCAGGTACTTTGCAACATGAACAGTCCTCTTCTCATATGAACCATAAGGCAGGCCAAGCATCTCTGGCTTGTGTTGCTTGACAGGAGAGATGAATGGGTCAAACATGAGCTCAAGGTGATCATCTGTGGCAACAAACCGCTGCAGGGCCATCGAAACACATTTCATGGACTCGATGTAGGCAATGTGAGAGGACGCGAAACGATTGCGCTGCTCCAGTGCCTGCTTGATGAAGTccctcctgtccctacacatcttGACAGCCTCCTCATCTTCTAACCTGGAAGCAGCACATCCCATGTCTCCAGAGTCTTGCAGTTTCAGGACTATGTCATGCCCGGGTCAGAACTTCTGAGTCTAACATGtcagaaacaaaaaaaaggaagGTAACCGGTAAGTTGCTGCTTCAAGAAACCAGGTATCATGTGTTAGTTCAGGAATTACCTAAGATTGTAGAATGACCGATTGTTGGTAACCTGTGCATTGCAGGCTTGCAGCTGAAGCCAATGACCGGGTAGGCGACTCGTACCAACCGACTATCTGGCAAGTTTCAGAGATTTCAGAAGCAAGCCCGTACTCACTGTATGAAATCAAATTTTGCATCAGAAGGGAATTCAGGCATAGGCTATTCAGAAGCAACAGGCGATCAGGAGTGTTAAGATTGACTATTGGGATCTTAAACGACTTAACAAGCAACAAAATCAGGCTGCAACTACTTATCACAACCCCCAGAAAATTCTCTACtgagagaggggggggggtgagagCTACAAGACTACAGAAAGATGCTCCTTTGCGAATGAAATACCACACTGCAAACCATACCCTACACATTTTTTCTGCTAGAAGAAACATTCTTCCCTCCTAAAAGAGGGCTAAAAAGCAAGAAAGTTATTAGGAATATAATCCTTGGCCCAGCAAGACATGAACGGTCCTACTGTCTCCACCCGCAGAATCATGGTTACAGTAAATCGACTCGGCAACAACACTACATTCAGTTCAGTGCACTGTGAAGATAACAGAGTGAGGACGGTGGTGGGTGAAACCAATGAACCATCCGAGCTCCGGGCAACAGTATTCCTTAAGTGATAGTAGTACAAACAGCAATCTTAATGTCTATAAATCATAAGCAACAACAACAGAAACACAAAGTGAAGAGAACTTGCAGGTGAAATGAGGGGTCAGCTTCCGAGGAAGTTGCATAAAGCTTTATACATCGCAGGCGAACGAAACTGTTGGCTTTGGATAGAGTAAACTCCTACAGCTCTACGGCGGACTAATTTTCTGGTGTTtaagcagtttttttttttttttgaggggaggTGTTTAAGCAGTTGGGCAAAGGCAAAATGCAGTGATATGAACAAAATAGCAAGCGCGGGCTGAAATCACGGACGACGATAATGGATAAATCCCGCAGTAATAACACTAGCTCTTGGCAAACTATCCAGAAGGGACAGGGAGCCACAGGAAGCATAGAACTAGTTTCGGTTCTCCAACCTAATGTTCAACTACTCTTGCTAACCAGAGGCGGGCACAAGAGTGCTCATTgcatcctggttcaccaagctacGGAAGAAACGGTGAAATTTTGGGCCCCAGCTAAAAATGAACACTTGCAGGCAAGGCAATTCCCACTCTGAAATTTTCAGAACCAACGAGCTCAAACAAGGAGAAATAAAAATCATGGGCCAGAAATTGGAAGTGCAGACCACCTCTGTTATATCTGCTAAAAACCTGAAAGAGGCTAGAACAGAGTATCCGATGCACGAGGAACCAGGGAAGAAAAAAGACAGAACAGTACAAAAAAAAAAGCTGAAAATAACAACGGTCGCGGCAATAATCATCAAGAAACGGCTCAATTTTCATTCTGCCACATTaaagaagaggaagaaaatcTTATACGGAAAAGATCAGGTGTACAGTACAGGAAAAAACACATCATTCTGAAGTGTGGAGGAAGCAAAGGCAGGGAAACAGGGTGCAGAGAGATGCAGAGATGGGGAAGCAGAACAGAAGGGGAGAGAAGGAACCAGGTGCATACATGCATAGATGTTCTTGTGAGCACTCGGAATTCCCTCTCTAGAGATCAAGAACAGCTCCGCAAGAACGAACCCTTTCTCTCTCACTCGCCGAGGCGCAGACACTTTCTTTCTCTCTCTACTTTCGCCAgagcaggaggaagaggaagagagccTCTCATCCAACGAAATCAATTCCAAACATTAAACAAAACGAAACGAAAGGGGATGTGGGGACAAAAGGAGGAATGCGAGGTTCGCAGCTGCCAAAGTTACCAAACGCAGATTAAAAATTAGGATCAGGGGGCGGCGGCTATACCTGAGATTgactgaagaactcctctatcccTCTCTCTCTCAACCAAACCCCTTGGCGTCTCTCTCGCCTGTTCCAGTGTgtacaggaacaaggagccgaggAAAGATTTGTGGGGAGAGAGACTGCGAGAGGGGAGGAGTGTGGGTGACTGGGTGGCAGTGGCACAGAGTGAAGAGAGGGCCAGAGAGGGGAGTGAGGCAACAACGGTCAAAAGGCTTGAAGGAGGAGGAGTCaccgagagggagagagaaaagcGGAGGGTGAAGAAGGGCCCCGGGTGGGGCGGCTGAATTGAGGTATGGCTATTGCGACCCTACCCTTGTGGTTATTTCCCAATAATAACCCCTCTCAATTACTCTTTCTTTGCCATTTCAAAAAAGGAAATTACTCTTTGCCATTCTACCGAAATTGGTGACGCAGAGCTCGGGTGCATGCATGGAGATTCATAGCATTTTTTCACACTGTAATTTTTAGAGAGGATTTGTTTTTTATGGTGGATGCAGAAATTTATGGAGTTTGGAGGTATACAATACGACAGCACTTATTACGTACGTTAGACGATAGTAGAAACGGAAGTATGACCataacaataaatcttggatcgtTCTGAAAGCAGTGGGAAGGGATTTTGTCTGTACCAAATTTGCTTTGTAGAGGCCTAGAGGGGGATCGGTGGTTCGATCTTGATGAATGACGAGACGGTTCGTGTGAGTTATTTCCATGACTGTCTTATACGGAGTAGATGGATAAAAAAATGTACGTAGGAGCAGTATAGCCAATCACGTCAAGGTTGTTGTTGTCACCTCAACCTGCTGGCTCTGAACCTAGGCTCTTCTCACCACGCTCACGCAAGGTCTGCCAGCGCCGGCGTCATGCCTGCCTCGGTGATCGTGTTTCGTGACATGCCCCGTTCTATCGGGAGAGAAGGTCGCCAAGCGAGTTCTGCTCGAGCCCCTTTGATTTGTGTGAAATTCTCAGCGACAACCTGTAAAGATTCTTGCAAATCAAGCCCTCAGCCTTGCCCAGGATTCTACTTGTATATGTTTTTTGCTCATGTCAAACAAATGTTTTACCATTCCCCTTTTTCATCCGAACCTTTTGCACAAACTTGTGATGACCAGGTAGGTTAGGCGCTGGCGTTCATGCGTGCGTGCCGCTCTACACGCTCTTCACGCATCTCACGTTCCCCATCTACTAGGGGACAATTCAGTTGAACAAACAAAACCCTTTTCAACGAACCGTAATAGAGCAAAATTTGTGACCGGAGAAAGAAATGTTTAATGGAGGATAGCGTGATCTATCGCGTGTGGCACCTGGCCGCCattcatgtatgcatgcatgcgtAAGGTGTGAACCCCACACAACAATTTCATGCTAGAAAAAAGAAATACGGGGATTGAAAAGACTCGAGAGAATAGATGCCCCATTATCCTTTGAGGTGTTGCTCAACTTCAGATGAAGGTTCCTCAGATGCCTATGTAGTATGCACTAACTAAGTAGCTAGTGGCTTGCATTATTTTCCAGCACAAGGAATAATCCATGTGCATAGGTTCTTCTTTCGTACGTCTACACTACCTTCTACTGTCTTGCATCAACCCATAGGTGTAGAATTTTAATATTTTTCTGAAATATAGGTCAAGAAAAAATTTGACCTTTTCTCGTTAATTAAGATAGAAGGTTCACGGGAAATAGACTCGCACCACTTCTTTGCCGAGTTGTAGTTTTGCGCCCGTTCAAATCTCCTAAGAAGGTGGGCATGACCGGGGACGCTAATGATTTTCTCCTGGTATGCGCCACTTCTTTACCGAGTTAATTGTAGTTTTCCCAAAGCGACGTGCTCACTGTAGTTATCCCAAGCCATGCGACAATCATGTTCCAAACCCGGTTTATGTAACAACATTTGAAGAAAAGATGAATCACGACTTCATCTTCTTGGTTGCAAAGTTTGTACCGTCCGTAATTTGGCCACCCAGGTTTTGGAAAGCAATCGGCCGTCCATGCAAACTCTTCGCATGACTCATTCTCCAAGATCGTGTTTACAATTTAATTTGCAGGAATGTACtgtagcattgacggaatcaggtGCGAGTGGAACCTGGCGACGGCGACAAGAAAGTTTAGTGCAAATGTGCAATCGTGTTGAACTGTAAATGAAGTCGGTCTAGCCTCTAGGAACATTTGTGACATGACATGACACTTCTACAAGGAAGAAGAGAATGTTTTCTATCTTGCTCCAAAGGTACTTCCGAAAGGGCCTCTTCTATCTATTATGGTGTGGGAATTTTCAAAAAgatgcgtcccccaaaccgtccccaaaccgcgccggattgagagtttgggggacgtgttttgttcgtgccgcgtttgggggacgtcgctccccagccgcgtcccccaaacgccgcccccaaatatttaaaataatttttctggcatttttatttcaattttcacaaactaatacataatttggaacgtggtttacacgaaaacacagtttggaacatggttttccacaaactaatacatagtttgaaccatggtggacacaaatataaaatattgcaaagaaacgtgcatcgaaggtttcgtgtgttcgctgctaagaaagaacactcgagggcacacccagtcacctaaactggaaaatccagcgggaggatggtgcccttgttggttctaccgatgaggcgaacaggcggaaacctccgtgcacgtattcgctgcgaagaaacaacactcattcggtcgtcctcctcgtcggtgctgtcgtcgtccccgtcgacgtggtagtcccggaggcggcgcctctcgtcgaagaccttgacgctcatgtccccgttgccgaagtaggagaacacgaggatgaagccggcttggaggctgtggtggcgcgcgaacttctcccagccgatgttgaagtacatcttgtcgcgcgcgtcgtagatcgccttgacgatccaccggcagtagccgcacgaatgctcccgcagatgcatcgtgcgcgggcgtacgccgctgacgggtcggccccgccactccccgcctcgcttttcgctgtgtccggcgtccccggtgcgtcccctgtgggacggggacgggctcggggcgccggacaccgaatgggggcgcgccggacaaaaaagggctttgggggacgcggctggaacgctttttttgtccggcgcgccccaaatccctttgggggacggtttgggggacgcgactggagatgctctaaagcatgGTTTGTTTAGCATGCATGTCCTCCCTCCCTCTCTTGTCTCTCAGAGAcgaaaaaagcaaaagagatAAAAGATTCCTCCGCGTGTCCTTGCCCcttgagtttttttttccttGACTCCCTTTTCTCACAACTTTATTTTGCCCTGGATGCTTTTAGATTTCATCCAAACCCTTGCCCCTACGGTCGAAAAACTATGATCCGGTTTTATATTTAAGTCTTTTATTACAAAAGGAAACTATGCAGCATAGAAATGCTTCTTGCTAAAAGACTGGCCTTTTCACTCAAGTTATCTCACTAAAAGACGGTCTTTTGCTCAGTTACCTTGCTTAATGATTGCAAAACTGTGCACAAGAATGACTGATTGTGCATTCAGGGGGGAACATATTTCTATTCAAACTGAAATTTGTTTAAAACTCTGAAACTGGAGATTAGGAGGTTACTAAAAGGGGCAATGCTCATGGAAATGTTTGCATGCTCAAGGAAACTGGAAATGTTTGCATCGCCCATCGATTGCTTCAAAAGAGAACAGGGACTCAGGGAGGAAAGCAGTTCTTCATCTCGTACCAAGAGCACTTGGCTAGATCCTCTAGTTGCAGCCTTGCAGTCAGCGTAGGTAGAGTTTTATACTCTATTATCAGAGCATGAGAAATGACAAGCACAACAAGCCGATGCATGCTTTTTCCCGAAGTCTCACGGATCAGAACAAGACACTATTGCGAAGAAACATGGCCAAATTTGTCTCAGGTTGATTAATTTACTGCTGCTAGATCAGAAGAAGACATTAATTTGTAACTAATTATCCCTGTAGGTTAGATTGGTGCCCGTTCATCCAAAAGCTTGTCCCCGTGGGTTGAGAAACTACGACCCTTGTTTATCCTTTAATCTTTCCATAAGAAAACTTAGGCAAGATGAAAATTTGC contains the following coding sequences:
- the LOC124700880 gene encoding protein ROLLING AND ERECT LEAF 2-like; this encodes MGCAASRLEDEEAVKMCRDRRDFIKQALEQRNRFASSHIAYIESMKCVSMALQRFVATDDHLELMFDPFISPVKQHKPEMLGLPYGSYEKRTVHVAKYLRSGPNPSVSVEEAPRPVETIRVESHYPMDSYGGTDRFFAENSSSMRPSSYNVPYDRPNYVTPSPQEPVRNSSYYMPPYDRPSYAAPQEPVRNSSYYTPPYDRPSYATPQEPVRNSSYYTPPYDRPSYSTPQEPVRNSYYTPPYGRPSYAPASPQEPMRTSYYASHDRPNYPPPSPQEPESSQWDSFWNPFSSLDSYPYPRPRSGYDNVVTDDELARLQRVREEEGIPELEEEDDECQERAQMHNKKGEEEEEEEEDESDEDDDDDEEDECEHSDDQRCMASNEGARPGNSEVNVKQDLKAFQSKGVQCAALSEPRNAVDLEIKTHKKELMRNKVANAEETPGFTVYLNRRPASLVEAMKDIDSQFLGICSDAQEVSRMLEASRAQYSTSNDLSVKMLNPVALLRSASSRSSSSRFLLASSSSIDDLFDNDTSSCYSEESCSTMSGSHQSTLDRLYTWEKKLYKEVKAGERLRLEYEKRMAHLRSQDEKGEEPTSVDKTRAALRSLHTRMKVSIHTVQSISRRIEVLRDEELHPQLMELVQGLSRMWRAMGERHKAQKRTIDDAKLLFLHHRASSATAVALGPPEPNMPPPAAVALECEVRAWRGAMEAWLSAQRAYARALAAWARRCLGVGTGAAAPRAMPPAFLVCMEWGLAVDAASEARVMDGLDFFVAGVGSVCTGAATGMEGMAGRVLCAGMAAVTGAMAEFAAASADGYDAAVSAAIARPREHGEKENAAQPPPH